The DNA region ATGCACACCCTTACATAGAGCCACATTCTAATATACGATGCAGTTGCATATACTATGATCATAATCTGATCTTATTAGAACTTTGTACAATCAATAGGCTTGAATGATACGGCTTTCTTCTCGATGTCATACCCGACTAAAAAGTTGTGCTGCGCAATGTTTCCGTAGATGGCCTCCACTCCAACTGAAGTCGGAGTTGGAGCGAAAGCAAAGCACAGATTATTTTCGTCAAGCCTAATAAAAGTGTTCAAGGGACCAAGCATCACATCTGCGCCCGTGAAGTGAGCAATAAGGACAGGAGCATTGATATCGTCGGTCGTAGTACGGTAGCAAAGCGGCAGATCAGGCACAGGTGGGTTATCCACTGGCTGTAACTCGATTTGGTTGGTAAGTGCCGATTCTATTTGGCTGTAGAAGTCCTCAGGCAGACGCGTGACGGTTGTGCCTGAATCGATGATAATATTGCCCTCGGAGGCTGAACCTGCTGAACCTCCAAACTCGATTCTACTGCTCCCGACGCTGATCGCCTCGAGAGTTAGAAAGTAGAAGGTGTCGGGGGATTTTGGTACCAATGGGGTCGAAACAGTCCCGGAGCCAGTTACTTCTGCTCTACTCCCAAAGCTCAACTGGCTTGACTTCTCACCTTTGGCTTCAGCGGTTAATGGAACTAAGCAGTATGCAAACTTGCTGCCTGTGGCTTGGCCCATTTGGGAAATAAGGGAGATTGAACTACCTCCAAGGCCGATGATCCCCGAGGTTTTGTCATTAAAAGTTCCTCCATTATCATGCCCGCACCCAATTATGGTTCGGGGGAATGCAACTGGTCGACCCGAGGTTGAGCTTAGGGTAACCGTTTCCACGGCAACATCACCTCTTGTGTAAGATTTGTCCCCATATGAGCGAAAGTATTGGCACGTGTTCCCACCACAACTGGTACTGCCAAGCGAGCTGCAAGTGCTCGAGGTGCAAGAAACGTCTCGATAAGTTGACGACTTCTGCGGGTCAAACAGCGGGTCAACCTGCTGGAAACAATTAGTACAAGGCTCGCACTGGGTCCATATCAGATCGCTGCCCGTGTCCGCAGTCCCCAGAATCTGGAACGGTGGGGTCCCAATCGAGATGTTCATGAGGTACTCCCCGCCGTTGGAGGTTACAGTTGAGAAAGGCGCAGATCCGGTGGCAGCGGCTGCCTG from Punica granatum isolate Tunisia-2019 chromosome 3, ASM765513v2, whole genome shotgun sequence includes:
- the LOC116198857 gene encoding aspartic proteinase CDR1-like, encoding MAVSPAKIAITFSVVFTFCLCSLEASDGGFSIELIHRDSPRSPLYNPAETPTQRLRKSLARNIARANSLRQAAAATGSAPFSTVTSNGGEYLMNISIGTPPFQILGTADTGSDLIWTQCEPCTNCFQQVDPLFDPQKSSTYRDVSCTSSTCSSLGSTSCGGNTCQYFRSYGDKSYTRGDVAVETVTLSSTSGRPVAFPRTIIGCGHDNGGTFNDKTSGIIGLGGSSISLISQMGQATGSKFAYCLVPLTAEAKGEKSSQLSFGSRAEVTGSGTVSTPLVPKSPDTFYFLTLEAISVGSSRIEFGGSAGSASEGNIIIDSGTTVTRLPEDFYSQIESALTNQIELQPVDNPPVPDLPLCYRTTTDDINAPVLIAHFTGADVMLGPLNTFIRLDENNLCFAFAPTPTSVGVEAIYGNIAQHNFLVGYDIEKKAVSFKPIDCTKF